The following proteins are encoded in a genomic region of Pseudodesulfovibrio mercurii:
- a CDS encoding sigma-54-dependent transcriptional regulator, with translation MADILIIDDDHDVCETMESLITRLTHDCVSAHTLDSGLRLMRKKAFDVIFLDVRLPDGNGLDILPDIMALPDPPEVIILTGKGDPDGAELAIRGGVWDYLLKPSSIREISLTLGRALKYHDEKRERDAERNLELNGVVGDSPIIKVSFNLLSQAARSESNVLITGETGTGKELFASTIHANSKRKSGNFVVVDCAGLTESLLESTLYGHRKGAFTGAQADRIGLVKLADGGTLFLDEVGEMPLSMQKAFLRVLQERTFRPVGDTREQTSDFRLVAATNRNLDDMVEKGTFRSDLLYRLKTMHIHLPPLRERPEDIKALCTYRVSQLCRQYGMPPKSFGSDFNPALESYDWPGNVRELFNILERAVVTSGTEKTLYAMHLPRELRILIAKAQIERMTNALPEEETPVPGDTEPVRKIGQDIFEDIFEQELPTLRDFKSTAEKVYLGELIRQCDGDLPRILDVSKLSRSHFYGLLKKYGLSL, from the coding sequence GTGGCCGACATACTGATCATCGACGACGACCATGACGTCTGCGAGACCATGGAGAGCCTGATCACCAGGCTGACCCATGACTGCGTCTCGGCCCACACCCTGGACTCCGGGCTGCGGCTGATGCGCAAAAAGGCCTTCGACGTGATCTTCCTGGACGTGCGCCTGCCCGACGGCAACGGCCTGGACATCCTGCCGGACATCATGGCCCTGCCCGACCCGCCCGAGGTCATCATCCTGACCGGCAAGGGCGATCCGGACGGCGCGGAGCTGGCCATCCGAGGCGGGGTCTGGGACTACCTGCTCAAGCCCTCCTCCATCCGCGAGATATCCCTGACCCTGGGCCGGGCCCTCAAGTACCACGACGAAAAGCGCGAACGGGATGCCGAGCGCAACCTGGAACTCAACGGCGTGGTCGGCGACAGCCCGATCATCAAGGTCAGCTTCAACCTCCTGTCCCAGGCGGCCCGGTCCGAGTCCAACGTGCTCATCACCGGCGAAACCGGCACGGGCAAGGAGTTGTTCGCCTCGACCATCCACGCCAACTCCAAGCGCAAGTCCGGCAACTTCGTGGTCGTGGACTGCGCAGGGCTGACCGAGTCCCTGCTCGAATCCACCCTGTACGGCCACCGCAAGGGCGCCTTCACCGGGGCCCAGGCGGACCGCATCGGCCTGGTCAAGCTGGCCGACGGCGGGACCCTGTTCCTGGACGAGGTGGGCGAGATGCCGCTCAGCATGCAGAAGGCCTTCCTGCGCGTGCTCCAGGAGAGGACCTTCCGCCCGGTGGGCGACACCCGCGAGCAGACCAGCGACTTCCGGCTGGTGGCGGCCACCAACCGGAACCTCGACGACATGGTCGAAAAGGGAACATTCCGATCGGACCTGCTGTATCGTCTCAAGACAATGCACATCCACCTGCCGCCCCTGCGGGAACGGCCCGAGGACATCAAGGCCCTGTGCACCTACCGGGTCAGCCAGCTCTGCCGCCAGTACGGCATGCCGCCCAAGTCCTTCGGCTCGGACTTCAACCCGGCCCTGGAGAGCTATGACTGGCCCGGCAACGTTCGGGAACTGTTCAACATCCTGGAACGGGCCGTGGTCACCTCCGGCACGGAAAAGACCCTCTACGCCATGCACCTGCCGCGCGAACTGCGCATCCTTATCGCCAAGGCCCAGATCGAGCGCATGACCAACGCCCTGCCCGAGGAGGAAACCCCGGTGCCCGGAGACACGGAGCCTGTCCGAAAAATCGGACAGGACATCTTCGAGGACATCTTCGAACAGGAGCTGCCCACCCTGCGGGACTTCAAGAGCACGGCGGAAAAGGTCTACCTGGGCGAACTCATCCGCCAGTGCGACGGCGACCTCCCCCGCATCCTCGACGTGTCCAAGCTCTCGCGCTCCCACTTCTACGGTCTGCTCAAGAAGTACGGCCTGTCCCTGTAG
- a CDS encoding Dabb family protein: protein MVRHIVMWTLKDEAEGHTAAENGAKMKEILEALAGRIEGLRHIEVSADIVAADPECHVILCSEHDDVDALNHYQGHPEHQACVAFVKKVASGRKAIDYVI from the coding sequence GTGGTCAGACATATCGTCATGTGGACGTTGAAGGATGAGGCCGAAGGTCATACTGCCGCCGAGAACGGCGCCAAGATGAAGGAAATCCTGGAGGCGCTCGCCGGGCGCATCGAGGGCCTTCGGCATATTGAAGTGAGTGCGGACATCGTGGCCGCGGACCCCGAGTGCCATGTGATCCTGTGCTCCGAACACGACGACGTGGATGCACTGAACCATTATCAGGGACACCCCGAGCACCAGGCGTGCGTCGCCTTCGTGAAGAAGGTGGCCTCGGGCCGGAAGGCCATCGACTATGTGATTTGA
- a CDS encoding ABC transporter substrate binding protein, which produces MRKILCLILLLSCLCALPAGPALGADEKPKKSVLCLNSYHDGYQWSDGIMRGIRSVLENSHYKIDLQIEYMNAKRYNYEDVTRMLLRLYKEKFKNEKFDLIMTSDNDAYSFATHYRDILFPGVPLVYCGVNYLNTDDTDVDNATGVIEIFNLSKTLDVALRLHPGKKHMVVVSDSSTTGAAITRQVRNQLARYKVPLTTEYWIDMSLRNVMDRVAHLPQDTFLFFVPYYQVIDGRFLTAEEVMQAISARSSVPIYTSWEFLAGNGAVGGNMLSGFLHGQRAARTALEVLDGKNADEIPVFRETTGEYIFDYTVMKRLNLDMDLLPEGSRIINAPKAFYELSKELSWTIMVSFALLVLVLIFLPLTMLERRKVERKIKDQLAFQETLMDTVPQLVSWKDADGQYLGTNRAFSEFFGLVHGEGIVNRTTHDVIPDLDYASWASGADRAVINKGQAFRKERRKLMDATDTPAWIEVTKVPITDRSGQIVGVLSMADNITTELNLEKQLLQSQKMEAIGTLAGGIAHDFNNILTSIINSTELAVSDLDPESMTTRDLERVLKAARRGGRVVKQILAFSRPSTEGFRPTDVGGVITEAVELLKSSMPRKIEVLSRIKENLSCVYADPTQIHQVVMNLCTNAFHALRRTGGTIEVRLDQAEVAGEEADILGLTPGEYVRLVVEDNGPGIPQDIVDKIFDPFFTTKDKTEGTGLGLAVVHGIVHSHKGGLRVDPREGGGTVFSIFLPKGDADQCGDVDLLGVPHNLGAHILFVEDDADQLQTTPRLLETMGYVVDGQESPLQALRRVNDMPGEFDLVITDYDMPGMSGTQLARRLAVIDPNLPIILISGREDAVSAAADLPNIRLVVIKPYDKQDLSRAINTVLNEEKQGE; this is translated from the coding sequence ATGCGCAAAATACTTTGTCTGATCCTGCTGTTGTCCTGCCTCTGCGCCCTGCCCGCCGGACCGGCCCTCGGCGCGGACGAGAAACCCAAGAAGAGCGTGCTCTGTCTGAACTCCTACCACGACGGCTACCAGTGGTCGGACGGCATCATGCGCGGCATCCGTTCGGTCCTGGAGAACAGCCACTACAAGATCGATCTCCAGATCGAATACATGAACGCGAAAAGATACAACTACGAGGACGTGACCCGCATGCTCCTGCGGCTCTACAAGGAGAAGTTCAAGAACGAAAAGTTCGACCTGATCATGACCTCGGACAACGACGCCTACTCCTTTGCCACCCATTACCGGGACATTCTCTTTCCGGGCGTTCCGCTGGTGTACTGTGGCGTCAACTACCTGAACACCGACGACACGGACGTGGACAACGCCACGGGCGTCATCGAAATATTCAACCTGTCCAAAACCCTGGACGTGGCCCTGCGCCTGCACCCGGGCAAGAAGCACATGGTCGTGGTCAGCGACTCATCCACGACCGGCGCCGCCATCACCCGCCAGGTCAGGAACCAGTTGGCGCGCTACAAGGTGCCGCTGACCACCGAATACTGGATCGACATGTCCCTGCGCAACGTCATGGACCGGGTGGCCCACCTTCCCCAGGACACCTTCCTGTTCTTCGTCCCCTACTACCAGGTCATCGACGGCCGCTTCCTGACCGCTGAGGAAGTCATGCAGGCCATCTCGGCCCGGTCCTCGGTACCCATCTACACGTCCTGGGAATTCCTGGCGGGCAACGGCGCGGTGGGCGGCAACATGCTCTCCGGCTTCCTGCACGGCCAGCGGGCGGCCCGCACCGCCCTGGAAGTCCTCGACGGCAAGAACGCCGACGAAATCCCCGTGTTCCGCGAGACCACCGGCGAATACATCTTCGACTACACGGTCATGAAGCGACTCAACCTGGACATGGACCTGCTCCCCGAAGGCAGCCGGATCATCAACGCACCCAAGGCGTTCTACGAACTCTCCAAGGAGCTGTCCTGGACCATCATGGTCAGCTTCGCCCTGCTCGTGCTGGTGCTCATCTTCCTGCCCCTGACCATGCTCGAACGGCGCAAGGTGGAACGAAAGATCAAGGATCAGCTGGCCTTTCAGGAGACCCTGATGGACACGGTCCCGCAGTTGGTCTCGTGGAAGGACGCGGACGGGCAGTACCTCGGCACCAACCGGGCCTTCTCGGAATTCTTCGGCCTGGTGCACGGCGAGGGCATCGTCAACCGGACCACCCACGACGTCATCCCGGACCTGGACTACGCCTCCTGGGCCTCGGGCGCGGACCGGGCCGTGATCAACAAGGGCCAGGCCTTCCGCAAGGAGCGGCGCAAGCTCATGGACGCCACGGACACCCCGGCCTGGATCGAAGTCACCAAGGTGCCCATCACGGACCGGTCGGGCCAGATCGTGGGCGTGCTCTCCATGGCCGACAACATCACCACCGAACTGAACCTGGAAAAACAGCTCCTGCAATCCCAGAAGATGGAGGCCATCGGCACCCTTGCCGGGGGCATCGCCCATGATTTCAACAACATCCTGACCAGCATCATCAACTCCACCGAACTGGCCGTGAGCGACCTGGACCCTGAGTCCATGACCACCAGGGACCTGGAGCGGGTGCTCAAGGCGGCCCGGCGCGGCGGCCGGGTGGTCAAGCAGATCCTGGCCTTCAGCCGCCCCTCCACCGAGGGGTTCCGACCCACGGACGTGGGCGGGGTCATCACCGAGGCCGTGGAGCTGCTCAAGTCCTCCATGCCGCGCAAGATCGAGGTCCTCTCGCGCATCAAGGAGAACCTGTCCTGCGTGTACGCCGACCCGACCCAGATCCACCAGGTGGTCATGAACCTGTGCACCAACGCCTTCCACGCCCTGCGGCGCACGGGCGGAACCATCGAGGTCCGCCTGGACCAGGCCGAGGTCGCGGGCGAGGAGGCGGACATCCTCGGGCTGACGCCGGGCGAATACGTGCGCCTGGTGGTGGAGGACAACGGCCCCGGCATCCCCCAGGACATCGTGGACAAGATATTCGACCCCTTCTTCACCACCAAGGACAAGACCGAGGGCACCGGGCTGGGGCTGGCGGTCGTCCACGGCATCGTGCACAGCCACAAGGGCGGCCTCCGGGTGGACCCGCGCGAGGGCGGCGGCACGGTCTTCTCCATCTTCCTGCCCAAGGGCGACGCGGACCAGTGCGGGGACGTGGACCTGCTCGGCGTGCCGCACAACCTCGGCGCGCACATCCTCTTCGTGGAGGACGACGCGGACCAGCTCCAGACAACGCCGCGCCTGCTTGAGACCATGGGCTACGTGGTGGACGGCCAGGAAAGTCCGCTCCAGGCCCTGCGCCGGGTCAACGACATGCCCGGCGAATTCGACCTGGTCATCACCGACTACGATATGCCCGGCATGAGCGGCACCCAGCTGGCCCGGCGGCTGGCGGTCATCGACCCGAACCTGCCGATCATCCTCATCTCCGGCCGCGAGGACGCGGTTTCGGCGGCCGCGGACTTGCCGAACATCCGTCTGGTGGTTATCAAACCATACGACAAGCAGGATCTGTCTCGGGCCATCAACACCGTGTTGAACGAAGAGAAACAGGGGGAATGA
- the nhaB gene encoding sodium/proton antiporter NhaB → MPQTLTQAFSRNFLGSAPSWYKMAIVAFLVINPILMVTAGTFIAGWVLIAEFIFTLAMALKCYPLPAGGLLAIEAVIMGMTSPRTVYHEALTNFPVILLLIFMVAGIYFMKDFLQYTFTRILTRVQSKIVISLLFCFAGAFLSAFLDALTVTAVIIAVAYGFYNVYHRFASGKTMNCSHDLCSDETVKEQNRNDLREFRGFLRNLMMHGAVGTALGGVCTLVGEPQNLLIGEVMGWHFVPFFLNMAHVSMPVLAMGMLTCVVVEQFHLFGYGAKLPGNIRSHLLETAVEMESKRGAQGKAKLVVQALVGIWLILALAFHLAEVGIIGLSVIVVLTAFNGFIDEHQLGPAFEEALPFTALLVVFFSIVGVIHDQHLFAPVMHFVLGLEGQTQLAAYYAANGLLSMISDNVFVATVYISETKIHFVQLLSTFPGVTDAAALMDKLTDPFLERTDVIASLPAGIQDQVAKMMTHFDHLAVAINTGTNIPSVATPNGQAAFLFLLTSALAPVIRLSYGRMVVLALPYTITMSLTGLAATYFFSW, encoded by the coding sequence ATGCCTCAGACACTGACCCAGGCCTTTAGCAGAAACTTCCTCGGCAGCGCGCCCAGCTGGTACAAAATGGCCATCGTGGCCTTTTTGGTGATCAACCCCATCCTCATGGTAACGGCCGGAACGTTCATCGCGGGCTGGGTGCTCATCGCCGAATTCATCTTCACCCTGGCCATGGCGCTGAAATGCTATCCGCTCCCCGCGGGCGGTCTGCTGGCCATCGAGGCCGTCATCATGGGCATGACCTCGCCGAGGACCGTGTACCACGAGGCCCTGACCAACTTCCCGGTCATCCTGCTCCTGATCTTCATGGTCGCGGGCATCTACTTCATGAAGGACTTCCTCCAGTACACCTTCACCCGCATCCTCACCCGCGTGCAGTCCAAGATCGTCATCTCGCTGCTCTTCTGCTTCGCGGGCGCGTTCCTCTCCGCCTTCCTGGACGCCCTGACCGTCACCGCCGTGATCATCGCCGTGGCCTACGGGTTCTACAACGTGTACCACCGGTTCGCCTCGGGCAAGACCATGAACTGCTCCCACGACCTCTGCTCCGACGAGACCGTCAAGGAACAGAACCGGAACGATCTCCGCGAATTCCGCGGCTTCCTGCGCAACCTGATGATGCACGGCGCGGTCGGCACCGCGCTGGGCGGCGTCTGCACCCTGGTGGGCGAGCCCCAGAACCTGCTCATCGGCGAGGTCATGGGCTGGCACTTCGTACCCTTCTTCCTCAACATGGCCCACGTGTCCATGCCCGTCCTGGCCATGGGCATGCTGACCTGCGTGGTCGTGGAGCAGTTCCACCTCTTCGGCTACGGCGCGAAGCTGCCCGGCAACATCCGCTCCCACCTGCTTGAGACCGCCGTCGAGATGGAATCCAAGCGCGGCGCCCAGGGCAAGGCCAAGCTCGTGGTCCAGGCCCTGGTCGGCATCTGGCTGATCCTGGCCCTGGCCTTCCACCTGGCCGAGGTCGGCATCATCGGCCTGTCCGTCATCGTCGTCCTGACCGCCTTCAACGGCTTCATCGACGAACACCAGCTCGGCCCGGCCTTCGAAGAGGCCCTGCCCTTCACCGCCCTGCTCGTGGTCTTCTTCTCCATCGTCGGCGTCATCCACGACCAGCACCTGTTCGCCCCGGTCATGCACTTCGTCCTCGGCCTGGAAGGCCAGACCCAGCTCGCCGCATACTACGCGGCCAACGGCCTGCTCTCCATGATCTCGGACAACGTCTTCGTGGCCACCGTCTACATCTCCGAGACCAAGATTCACTTCGTCCAGCTGCTGTCCACCTTCCCCGGCGTGACCGACGCGGCGGCCCTGATGGACAAGCTGACCGACCCGTTCCTGGAGCGGACCGACGTCATCGCCTCGCTGCCCGCAGGCATCCAGGACCAGGTGGCCAAGATGATGACCCACTTCGACCACCTGGCCGTGGCCATCAACACCGGCACCAACATCCCGTCCGTGGCCACCCCCAACGGCCAGGCCGCCTTCCTGTTCCTGCTGACCTCGGCGCTGGCCCCGGTCATCCGCCTGTCGTACGGCCGCATGGTCGTCCTGGCCCTGCCCTACACCATCACCATGTCCCTCACCGGTCTGGCCGCCACCTACTTCTTCTCCTGGTAG